GTTTATGCTTCTGTTCTTTTTCATGGTGGCTACAAAAATCAGAGATTCCGATGCGATGGTGCAAACCAACATCCCGTCTGCTTCAGAAGTTACCAAACTGGAGAAAAAGGAATGGATTGTCAATATCAGCATAGGACCTCCTATTGCCAGCTATAAGGCAAAATACGGTACTGCACCTATTATTCAGTTGAATGATAAATTCGGACAGCCCGAAAATATTATTGAGTTTGTTGAAAATGAGAGACTTCAGAGAGAAGAGCGTATCAGGCCATTTTTAACTTATACCCTTCGTGTTGATAGGGATACAAAGATGGGGCTGGTTACAGATGTAAAACAGGAACTTCGTAAAGCCAGTGCTTTAAAAATCAGCTATCTGGCGAATAAAGCTGTAAAAATCGATTAACATTTCAGAAATTCTGCTGTCTCTCTGCATATAAATGCAGTATCTTCCGGAAGGCGATGATATTCAATTCCATGTTTCATTCCAAAGTTGTGATCAGCATAGGGAATCAGGTTTAATTTTATTTCAGCATTCCATTTTTTCATTTCAATAGCTTCTTCAAAAGCAATTTCCTTGTCTTCAATCCCATGCACCACCATAAAAGGAATTCTGATTTTTGAAACAGCCTGTTTTAAATTAAACCGCTTTTCATTTTCAAGATAATTCAGGTACAGATTGTAGCTGAGTGGCAAAGGACGTCCTGTCAGCTTGTTCTCGCGATAATTGTATCCTTTTTTCTGCCATTCTTCCATGTCGTAATATTTTGCCCATGTTGCGGGAAAATCATTGAAAGCAGACCACGTAACAAGTTTTTTAACGGCAGGATTTTCAGCGGCACAGATTATCGAAATACATCCACCCCGGCTGTGTCCTAAAAGATAGATTTCATCGAAGTTGCATTCTTTTTCCTCAATACCTTCCATAAAAGGCAGGTTTTTAATAATGCTGTTCAAATCGCATACTTCTTTTTCGATGGTATTTTCGGAAAAACGTTTTTCATCTGTAATCAGTTCAGGGTGTTCGGGTGTTGTGCCGTTATGCGAGAAATTGAACTTTATGAAAACAAAGCCTTTTTTTGAGAAAAAATCAGCTATCAGATCAAATGCTCCCCAGTCTTTGAAAGATTTAAAGCCATGTGAAAAAATGAGGAATGGTTTTCTTTTTCCGTCTTTCAGGTAAAATAAATCATAAAGCAGGGGTATATCATATCGGGAAGGCAGGGCAAGATTTTTCAAACAAACCGATTTCATGAATCCGAGGCTTAAAATATGTTTTAACATTAATTCGAAATTAGTAGCTTTACCGTGAAAAAAAAACTTGTTTTTTGAAAAATTAAGAAATGAGTCTGAAGGAAATACGGGCAGTTGTTGATGAAGATTTGAAAAAATTCGACAATTACTTTAAGACGGTAGTCAGGTCGAATACACCTTTGCTCAACATTATCATGAACTACATTATCAAAACAAAAGGGAAACAAATACGCCCGTTGTTTACTTTCCTCTCAGCCGGGCTGAATGGTAAAATAACAGAAAAAACGCACAGGGGGGCAGCTATGATAGAGCTTCTTCATACAGCCACCCTTGTTCATGACGATGTGGTGGATGATAGTTTTCAGAGAAGAGGATTTTTTTCAATCAATGCGGTGTGGAAAAACAAAATTGCCGTGTTGTCGGGCGATTATCTGCTGTCAAGAGGATTGCTTGTTGCTGTAAATCATGGAGATATCGATTTACTTCAGGTTACCTCGAATGCCGTAAAACAGATGAGCGAAGGGGAATTATTACAAATTGAAAAAACACGGAAACTCGACATCAAGGAAGAAATCTATTTTGAAGTCATTCGAATGAAAACAGCAGTGTTAATAGAGGCCTGCTGTGTTATAGGGGCTTTATCTGTATCGGCTGACCAGGAAAATGTCAGGCGGATGAGT
This portion of the Sphingobacteriales bacterium genome encodes:
- a CDS encoding biopolymer transporter ExbD; its protein translation is FMLLFFFMVATKIRDSDAMVQTNIPSASEVTKLEKKEWIVNISIGPPIASYKAKYGTAPIIQLNDKFGQPENIIEFVENERLQREERIRPFLTYTLRVDRDTKMGLVTDVKQELRKASALKISYLANKAVKID
- a CDS encoding polyprenyl synthetase family protein, yielding MSLKEIRAVVDEDLKKFDNYFKTVVRSNTPLLNIIMNYIIKTKGKQIRPLFTFLSAGLNGKITEKTHRGAAMIELLHTATLVHDDVVDDSFQRRGFFSINAVWKNKIAVLSGDYLLSRGLLVAVNHGDIDLLQVTSNAVKQMSEGELLQIEKTRKLDIKEEIYFEVIRMKTAVLIEACCVIGALSVSADQENVRRMSEFGINTGIAFQIKDDILDYDASITGKPKGADLKEKKLTLPLIYALNVADAAERRHIRKIISEGKLSSVDFTEIKNFIDSKGGFDYAAERMMEYKDKAENSIIAYPDSEYRNSLVKLLEFVVNRNN